One Sphingomonas endolithica DNA segment encodes these proteins:
- a CDS encoding alpha/beta fold hydrolase has protein sequence MRDHTVIVPDLRGMGLSAKPAGGYDKKTQGFDMSGLLDALEIKKVDLVTHDIGNMVRYAFAAEDCDRVRRFVLMDAPIPGIGPWEDILKNPLLWHFRFGGPDMERLVQGRERIYLDRFWNEFSATPAKFSEASRRHYARLYAAPGAMHAGFAQFAAFDQDVRDDQAFLAQGKLTMPVLAIGGAASFGPTMAKVMRFAATDVREAVVADSGHWLMEEQPAATVKLVRDFLSAER, from the coding sequence ATGCGCGACCATACAGTGATCGTTCCGGATCTGCGCGGCATGGGTCTCTCGGCCAAGCCGGCGGGAGGCTATGACAAGAAGACGCAGGGCTTCGACATGTCCGGGCTGCTCGATGCACTCGAAATCAAGAAAGTCGATCTCGTCACGCACGATATCGGCAATATGGTGAGGTATGCCTTTGCGGCGGAAGATTGCGACCGGGTAAGGCGGTTCGTCCTCATGGATGCGCCGATCCCCGGCATCGGCCCGTGGGAGGACATCCTGAAAAACCCGCTCCTATGGCATTTCCGGTTCGGGGGGCCGGACATGGAGCGGCTGGTTCAGGGACGAGAGCGCATTTACTTAGACCGCTTCTGGAATGAATTCTCGGCGACACCGGCCAAGTTCAGCGAGGCCTCTCGCCGCCATTATGCTCGGCTGTATGCCGCGCCCGGTGCCATGCATGCGGGCTTTGCGCAGTTCGCAGCGTTCGACCAGGACGTGCGCGACGACCAGGCCTTTCTGGCGCAGGGCAAGCTGACGATGCCGGTGCTTGCGATCGGCGGCGCGGCATCGTTCGGACCAACCATGGCCAAGGTGATGCGCTTTGCCGCCACCGATGTGCGCGAAGCGGTCGTCGCGGATTCGGGCCATTGGCTGATGGAGGAGCAGCCCGCGGCCACGGTGAAGCTGGTCCGCGATTTCCTGAGTGCCGAACGGTAA
- a CDS encoding LysR family transcriptional regulator → MADGGSINEAARQLRLSKSTVSERLTELEYACGTKLLSRNSRQLVLTDDGAAFLERARRIVAETNDAKEDLARRRGDVSGPMRIAVPRAFGDLHLGPILYDFMNRYPEVTVTAEFDDRISDLSSSFDAIVRIAPTPLPKRETEQLTISRRTLVAAPSYLDLYGRPETVGALERHRAIRYMERGPDDWTFKGDLERVVARVSPRLRVTSCFAMRDAAIAGLGIAWLPTFHSYQAIKVGSLEILDIGVDPDVTPVTIAYHHGHGPPKRLRALIDHLKLSFGDPPYWDDQLIVSHGAQLT, encoded by the coding sequence GTGGCGGATGGCGGATCGATCAACGAGGCTGCCCGACAGCTGCGCTTATCGAAATCGACGGTCAGCGAACGGCTAACCGAACTGGAATATGCATGCGGCACGAAGCTTCTGAGCCGCAACAGTCGCCAACTCGTCCTGACGGACGACGGCGCGGCGTTCCTCGAACGTGCGCGACGGATCGTCGCCGAAACCAACGATGCGAAGGAGGATCTGGCGCGGCGCCGCGGCGACGTGTCGGGGCCGATGCGGATCGCCGTTCCCAGGGCCTTTGGCGACCTGCACTTGGGCCCGATCCTGTATGACTTCATGAACCGCTATCCGGAGGTCACCGTCACCGCCGAATTCGACGACCGAATCAGCGACCTCAGCAGCAGCTTTGACGCGATCGTGCGTATCGCCCCAACGCCGTTGCCCAAGCGCGAGACGGAACAGCTCACGATCAGCCGCCGTACCCTCGTTGCCGCACCGTCCTACCTCGACCTTTACGGACGGCCGGAGACGGTCGGGGCGCTGGAGCGGCATCGGGCGATCCGTTATATGGAGCGCGGGCCTGACGATTGGACGTTTAAGGGCGACCTCGAACGGGTCGTTGCCCGCGTCTCGCCGAGACTTCGCGTGACCTCCTGTTTTGCCATGCGCGATGCTGCCATTGCGGGGCTCGGCATCGCCTGGCTGCCAACCTTCCACAGCTATCAGGCGATCAAAGTCGGCAGTCTCGAAATACTTGATATCGGCGTCGATCCCGATGTCACGCCCGTCACGATTGCCTATCATCACGGACATGGTCCGCCGAAGCGACTGCGGGCGCTGATCGACCATCTGAAGCTCTCTTTCGGCGATCCACCTTATTGGGACGACCAGCTCATAGTCTCGCACGGTGCTCAACTTACTTGA